One part of the Pannonibacter sp. XCT-53 genome encodes these proteins:
- a CDS encoding amino acid ABC transporter ATP-binding protein has protein sequence MTENAVSDTEIAVDRSKMTVSDTDVAVEIVGMNKWYGDFHVLRDINLKVMRGERIVICGPSGSGKSTMIRCINRLEEHQKGKIVVDGIELTNDLKKIDEIRREVGMCFQHFNLFPHLTILENCTLAPIWVRKMPKKQAEEIAMHYLKRVKIPEQAHKYPGQLSGGQQQRVAIARALCMNPKIMLFDEPTSALDPEMIKEVLDVMVNLAEEGMTMLCVTHEMGFARKVANRVIFMDAGQIVEQNEPEPFFLNPQHERTKLFLSQILHH, from the coding sequence ATGACTGAGAACGCAGTCTCCGACACGGAAATCGCGGTTGACCGCAGCAAGATGACGGTGTCCGACACCGATGTGGCGGTCGAGATCGTCGGCATGAACAAGTGGTACGGCGACTTCCACGTGCTGCGCGACATCAACCTCAAGGTGATGCGCGGCGAGCGCATCGTCATCTGCGGGCCGTCCGGCTCGGGCAAGTCGACCATGATCCGCTGCATCAACCGCCTGGAAGAGCACCAGAAGGGCAAGATCGTCGTCGACGGCATCGAGCTGACCAACGACCTGAAGAAGATCGACGAGATCCGGCGCGAGGTTGGCATGTGCTTCCAGCACTTCAACCTGTTCCCGCACCTGACGATCCTCGAGAACTGCACCCTGGCGCCGATCTGGGTCCGCAAGATGCCGAAGAAGCAGGCGGAAGAGATCGCCATGCACTACCTGAAGCGGGTCAAGATCCCCGAGCAGGCGCACAAGTACCCGGGACAGCTGTCGGGCGGCCAGCAGCAGCGCGTGGCCATTGCCCGCGCGCTCTGCATGAACCCGAAGATCATGCTGTTCGATGAGCCGACCTCGGCGCTCGACCCGGAAATGATCAAGGAAGTGCTGGACGTCATGGTCAACCTCGCCGAGGAAGGCATGACGATGCTCTGCGTGACGCACGAGATGGGCTTTGCCCGCAAGGTCGCCAACCGCGTGATCTTCATGGACGCCGGTCAGATCGTCGAGCAGAACGAGCCGGAACCCTTCTTCCTCAACCCGCAGCACGAGCGGACCAAGCTGTTCCTGAGCCAGATCCTGCATCACTGA
- a CDS encoding META domain-containing protein, which translates to MREFGIPGVQPAVARQSGPVSTARGKALALSRCDARSDRLSPLARLVGMSLPIALAIVMSLSFSAKADEPALPFDLVGKWLAEDIGGKGVIDTAQTILEIEEAGTVSGSTGCNTVFGQVTQGAGLLKIGPLALTRKACAPAVMDQERKFVDAINATVDYRSERGKLILLNAKAETVAVLTLM; encoded by the coding sequence TTGCGTGAATTTGGCATTCCCGGCGTGCAGCCGGCGGTCGCTCGGCAGTCCGGTCCCGTCTCCACCGCGCGCGGCAAGGCACTGGCACTCAGCCGGTGCGATGCGCGCTCCGACCGGCTCTCGCCGCTGGCGCGGCTCGTGGGCATGAGCCTGCCCATCGCGCTCGCCATCGTGATGAGCCTCTCCTTCAGCGCCAAGGCCGACGAACCGGCGCTGCCGTTCGACCTGGTCGGCAAGTGGCTGGCCGAAGACATCGGCGGCAAGGGCGTGATCGACACCGCCCAGACCATCCTGGAAATCGAGGAAGCCGGCACCGTGTCCGGCTCGACCGGCTGCAACACCGTGTTCGGTCAGGTGACCCAGGGCGCGGGCCTGCTGAAGATCGGTCCGCTCGCCCTGACCCGCAAGGCCTGCGCCCCGGCCGTGATGGACCAGGAGCGCAAGTTCGTCGACGCCATCAACGCCACGGTCGATTACCGAAGCGAGCGCGGCAAGCTGATCCTGCTCAATGCCAAGGCCGAAACCGTCGCCGTCCTGACCCTCATGTGA
- a CDS encoding amino acid ABC transporter permease, whose translation MNKMAQTSVFQVRTDEAPRLPAPVSTSGVVGWMRQNLFSSIGNTILTFIGLYLAWLLIAPLVQFALIDAVWTGENREACLVPEGSGQTVGACWAFVKAYFPQFIYGRYPADETWRVNIVYALFALLLVPLAIPKVPFKRINAVLLLVVFPVVAYYLLTGLVIGDTVVLPIVETRVWGGLLVTLVIAVTGITASLPLGILLALGRRSKMPIVKMVSVIFIEFWRGVPLITVLFMSSVMLPLFLPDGITFDRLLRVLIGVTLFSAAYMAEVVRGGLQAIPKGQYEGAMALGLGFWQMMRLIILPQALKLVIPGIVNTFIGLFKDTTLVLIVGMFDLLGQIQSAFSDPTWATPVTGHTGYLFAAIIFFTFCFGMSRYSIYMENRLHTGHKR comes from the coding sequence ATGAACAAGATGGCTCAAACTTCTGTCTTCCAGGTCCGAACGGACGAAGCGCCCCGCCTGCCGGCTCCCGTCTCCACGTCGGGTGTCGTCGGCTGGATGCGCCAGAACCTGTTCTCCTCGATCGGCAACACGATCCTGACCTTCATCGGTCTCTACCTCGCCTGGCTCCTGATTGCCCCGCTCGTCCAGTTCGCGCTCATCGACGCGGTCTGGACCGGGGAGAACCGGGAAGCCTGCCTCGTGCCGGAGGGCTCCGGCCAGACGGTCGGCGCCTGCTGGGCCTTCGTGAAGGCCTATTTCCCGCAGTTCATCTACGGCCGCTATCCGGCCGACGAGACCTGGCGCGTGAACATCGTCTACGCGCTCTTTGCCCTGCTGCTGGTGCCGCTGGCCATCCCGAAGGTTCCCTTCAAGCGGATCAATGCGGTGCTGCTGCTGGTCGTCTTCCCGGTGGTTGCCTATTACCTGCTGACCGGTCTGGTGATCGGCGACACGGTCGTGCTGCCGATCGTCGAGACCCGCGTCTGGGGCGGCCTGCTCGTGACGCTGGTGATCGCCGTGACCGGCATCACGGCGTCGCTGCCGCTCGGCATCCTGCTGGCGCTTGGCCGGCGCTCGAAGATGCCGATCGTCAAGATGGTGTCGGTGATCTTCATCGAGTTCTGGCGCGGCGTGCCGCTCATCACCGTGCTGTTCATGTCGTCGGTGATGCTGCCGCTGTTCCTGCCCGACGGCATCACCTTCGACCGGCTCCTGCGCGTGCTGATCGGCGTGACCCTGTTCTCGGCCGCCTACATGGCGGAGGTCGTGCGCGGGGGACTGCAGGCAATTCCGAAGGGGCAGTATGAAGGGGCGATGGCGCTCGGCCTCGGCTTCTGGCAGATGATGCGTCTCATCATCCTGCCGCAGGCGCTGAAGCTGGTGATCCCCGGCATCGTCAACACCTTCATCGGCCTGTTCAAGGACACGACGCTGGTGCTGATCGTCGGCATGTTCGACCTGCTCGGCCAGATCCAGTCGGCCTTCTCGGACCCGACCTGGGCCACGCCGGTGACCGGTCACACGGGATACCTGTTTGCCGCGATCATCTTCTTCACCTTCTGCTTCGGCATGTCGCGCTACTCCATCTACATGGAGAACCGCCTGCATACCGGACACAAACGCTAG
- a CDS encoding amino acid ABC transporter permease — MTIRDNDGAASEGRVSLVNDPRVRGIFFQVLLVAILAVVGWTIVSNTIHNLQRQNIASGFGFLDRTAGFGTSQSLIDYTEASTYGDALVVGFLNTLLVAVIGIILATLLGFVMGVARLSKNWVIGKLAYWYVEILRNVPLLLQIFFWYFAVLRAVPDKRSKWSLFDTFHLNVAGLWLPKPVYAPGASAVGIAIIVAIVASIVIRRWARKRQEATGQQFPVFFTALGLIVGLPVISFFAAGMPISLDHPVFVDSGPILRQGFTLGTGMTLIPEFLALTLALTIYTSAFIAEIVRAGIQAVNHGQTEASYALGLRPGPALRLVIVPQAMRVIIPPLTSQYLNLTKNSSLAVAIGFPDLVSMGGTVLNQTGQAVEIIAVWMTIYLSLSLITSAFMNWYNQKMALVER, encoded by the coding sequence CGTGGCATCTTCTTCCAGGTGCTGCTGGTGGCGATCCTTGCGGTCGTCGGCTGGACCATCGTGAGCAACACGATCCACAACCTGCAGCGCCAGAACATCGCCTCCGGATTCGGGTTTCTTGACAGAACCGCTGGCTTTGGCACGTCCCAGAGCCTGATCGACTACACGGAAGCCTCGACCTACGGCGATGCCCTCGTGGTCGGCTTCCTCAACACGCTGCTGGTGGCCGTGATCGGCATCATCCTGGCGACGCTGCTCGGCTTCGTCATGGGCGTGGCCCGCCTGTCGAAGAACTGGGTGATCGGCAAGCTGGCCTACTGGTACGTGGAGATCCTCCGCAACGTCCCGTTGCTGCTCCAGATCTTCTTCTGGTATTTCGCGGTGCTGCGCGCCGTACCGGACAAGCGCAGCAAGTGGTCCTTGTTTGACACCTTCCACCTCAACGTGGCCGGCCTGTGGCTGCCCAAGCCGGTCTATGCGCCGGGGGCCTCTGCGGTGGGCATCGCGATCATCGTGGCCATCGTCGCCTCGATCGTCATCCGCCGCTGGGCGCGCAAGCGCCAGGAAGCGACCGGCCAGCAGTTCCCGGTGTTCTTCACCGCGCTCGGCCTGATCGTCGGCCTCCCGGTGATCAGCTTCTTCGCCGCCGGCATGCCGATCTCGCTTGACCATCCGGTCTTCGTCGACAGCGGCCCGATCCTGCGCCAGGGCTTCACCCTCGGCACCGGCATGACGCTGATCCCCGAGTTCCTGGCCCTGACGCTCGCGCTGACGATCTACACCTCCGCCTTCATCGCGGAAATCGTCCGTGCCGGCATCCAGGCGGTCAACCACGGCCAGACCGAGGCCTCCTATGCGCTCGGGCTCCGGCCCGGTCCGGCGCTGCGTCTCGTCATCGTGCCGCAGGCGATGCGCGTGATCATTCCGCCGCTGACCAGCCAGTATCTCAACCTGACCAAGAACTCGTCGCTGGCCGTGGCCATCGGCTTCCCCGACCTTGTCTCGATGGGCGGCACGGTGCTCAACCAGACCGGCCAGGCCGTCGAGATCATCGCCGTCTGGATGACGATCTACCTGTCGCTCAGCCTGATCACGTCGGCCTTCATGAACTGGTACAACCAGAAAATGGCGCTGGTGGAGCGGTGA